In Streptococcus uberis, a single window of DNA contains:
- a CDS encoding DUF1492 domain-containing protein: MNKAKELLNELQNLDMDIQSRIDEINELEAGLLSSPKWTTDKVKGGSARQVDDVYTQLIVMKEAIEQDTNEVINRKLELGRLINQLKNPKSRSVLRMTYITKMYVDDICDKLAISKSSYYNMRKMAIEELSLVLEHLE, translated from the coding sequence GTGAACAAGGCTAAAGAGCTCTTGAATGAGTTGCAAAATCTTGATATGGACATTCAAAGCAGAATAGATGAAATCAACGAGCTTGAGGCAGGTTTACTCTCTAGCCCCAAGTGGACAACGGACAAAGTTAAAGGTGGTTCAGCTAGACAAGTTGATGATGTTTATACTCAGCTTATTGTGATGAAAGAAGCGATAGAGCAAGATACCAATGAAGTTATTAACAGGAAACTTGAACTTGGTAGGCTTATCAATCAGCTGAAAAATCCAAAGAGCAGATCAGTCCTCAGAATGACTTACATTACTAAGATGTATGTTGATGATATTTGTGATAAGTTAGCAATTAGCAAAAGCTCTTATTACAATATGCGTAAAATGGCTATTGAGGAGCTGAGTTTGGTTTTAGAACATTTGGAATAA
- the terS gene encoding phage terminase small subunit — translation MGRARDPNRDKAFEIYSENNGDIELVEIAERLGVSAGTVRGWKSKDKWEPKIKGTFQKKNTERSKKKIGAPKGNKNAVGHGAPKGNTNAVKHGLRRKYLPDGISDLIDEIETMTPIDILWENITLTYANLLHAQRILFVQDIEDSDTFITSEGKAGTGYEHHTSWDKQGKALAAIARAQSELKSMIKTYDELTRSPLVTEEQRLRIDNLKSQLGSDDEDDTVITGFTFDRSEYNGDTEPSQAD, via the coding sequence TTGGGTAGAGCAAGAGACCCCAACCGAGACAAAGCATTTGAAATCTATTCAGAAAACAATGGAGACATTGAACTGGTTGAGATTGCTGAGCGTTTGGGTGTTTCAGCTGGCACTGTCCGAGGTTGGAAGAGTAAAGATAAATGGGAACCTAAAATAAAAGGAACGTTCCAAAAGAAAAATACGGAACGCTCCAAAAAGAAAATAGGTGCACCAAAAGGAAATAAGAACGCTGTAGGACATGGAGCCCCTAAGGGAAATACTAACGCTGTCAAGCACGGTCTCAGGAGAAAATATCTTCCTGACGGAATATCTGATCTAATAGATGAGATTGAAACCATGACACCTATAGACATTCTTTGGGAAAACATCACGCTGACATATGCTAATCTTTTGCATGCTCAGCGTATTTTATTTGTCCAAGACATAGAGGACAGTGACACCTTCATTACAAGTGAGGGCAAAGCTGGTACAGGGTATGAGCATCACACCTCATGGGATAAGCAAGGTAAGGCTCTAGCAGCAATAGCAAGGGCACAGTCTGAGCTTAAAAGCATGATTAAGACCTATGATGAGCTGACACGCTCACCACTTGTCACAGAGGAGCAACGCCTGAGAATTGACAATCTCAAGTCACAGTTAGGCTCTGATGATGAAGATGACACAGTCATTACTGGATTTACATTTGATAGGAGTGAGTACAATGGCGATACTGAACCTAGCCAAGCTGATTAA
- a CDS encoding PBSX family phage terminase large subunit, which yields MAILNLAKLINPVFDEVLYTLKSHIVLKGGRASTKSSVVSIDLVNDFISDPLGNVVVLRKVGKYLRMSVYEQIRWAIYEMGLANQFKFGKSPLQITHKKTGTAFYFYGVDDPMKLKSQKIAKGYVMSVWFEELAEFAGREDIDIVEDTFIRQELPNGKEVKVYFTYNPPRNPYDWINEWVAEKASDPTYMIHHSTYLDDKLGFLSRQMKEKIERYKETDPDYYRWMYLGEVIGLGNHVYNMNYFKPLERLPEDDRLIGISFALDTGHQQSATACGAYGLTAKGNVILLDTFYYSPAGKTIKKAPSELSVMIHDFIDKVLKQYRVPKLKMTIDSAEGALRNQYFKDYGERWHPVAKKKNQTMIDMVISLLAEGRFYYLDIPANKVFVEEHKMYRYDDKTINSDDPKIIKEDDHTVDEFKYFVLDNARELDLKA from the coding sequence ATGGCGATACTGAACCTAGCCAAGCTGATTAACCCAGTATTTGATGAAGTGCTCTATACACTCAAGAGCCACATAGTGTTAAAGGGTGGGCGTGCCTCTACTAAGTCCTCTGTTGTATCTATTGACCTAGTAAATGACTTTATTAGTGACCCTTTAGGTAACGTGGTAGTTCTACGGAAAGTTGGTAAATACCTGAGAATGTCTGTTTATGAGCAGATAAGATGGGCCATCTATGAAATGGGGCTAGCTAATCAGTTCAAGTTCGGTAAGTCACCGCTACAAATCACTCACAAGAAAACAGGTACAGCCTTTTATTTCTACGGTGTAGATGACCCAATGAAACTTAAATCACAGAAGATAGCCAAGGGCTATGTTATGTCTGTTTGGTTTGAGGAATTGGCAGAGTTTGCAGGGCGTGAAGACATTGACATAGTTGAGGATACTTTTATCCGTCAAGAGTTGCCCAATGGCAAAGAGGTAAAGGTCTATTTTACATACAATCCACCACGTAACCCTTACGACTGGATAAATGAATGGGTAGCTGAGAAAGCTAGTGACCCAACCTACATGATACATCACAGCACCTATCTTGACGACAAGCTAGGTTTTTTGTCTAGGCAGATGAAAGAGAAGATAGAAAGGTACAAGGAAACTGACCCTGACTATTACCGTTGGATGTATCTAGGAGAGGTTATAGGGCTTGGTAATCATGTATACAACATGAACTACTTTAAGCCACTTGAGAGGCTCCCTGAGGACGATAGGCTTATCGGTATATCATTTGCCCTAGATACTGGACACCAGCAGTCAGCGACAGCCTGTGGAGCTTATGGATTGACTGCCAAGGGGAATGTTATTTTGCTTGATACGTTCTACTATTCTCCAGCTGGCAAGACAATCAAGAAAGCACCTAGTGAGTTGTCTGTGATGATACATGACTTTATTGACAAGGTTCTAAAGCAGTACAGAGTACCTAAGCTCAAGATGACTATTGATAGCGCTGAAGGTGCTTTGAGAAATCAATACTTTAAGGACTATGGCGAACGTTGGCACCCAGTAGCCAAAAAGAAAAACCAGACCATGATTGACATGGTTATCAGCTTGCTAGCAGAGGGGCGCTTTTACTACCTTGACATTCCTGCTAATAAGGTGTTTGTCGAGGAGCACAAGATGTACCGCTATGATGACAAGACTATTAACTCTGATGATCCTAAAATTATCAAGGAAGATGACCACACGGTAGATGAGTTCAAGTACTTTGTCCTGGACAACGCTAGGGAGCTAGATTTGAAAGCCTAA
- a CDS encoding YopX family protein, with the protein MMLKIRVFVKELSKMFLPEDIVYIDYSEKTVTVRGCQYSDCDTCHDEYIWEKCETMRFTDVLDNSEPRKEIFEGDIVKTTRFFGRADETGGFYEYDKELIGIVKQLEGAWVIDTGCDAVSLWTEIEENEVLGNIYETPDLIEVRHEQTAT; encoded by the coding sequence CTGATGTTAAAAATAAGAGTATTTGTAAAAGAACTTTCCAAGATGTTTTTACCTGAGGATATTGTTTATATAGATTACAGTGAAAAAACCGTGACAGTTAGAGGTTGTCAATATTCAGATTGTGATACCTGTCATGATGAATATATTTGGGAAAAATGCGAAACAATGCGCTTTACAGATGTTTTGGATAATTCAGAGCCAAGAAAAGAAATATTTGAGGGTGATATTGTGAAGACCACTAGATTTTTTGGCAGAGCTGATGAAACAGGTGGTTTCTATGAGTACGATAAGGAACTGATAGGAATTGTGAAGCAACTTGAGGGAGCTTGGGTAATTGATACAGGGTGTGACGCAGTGTCTTTATGGACTGAGATTGAAGAAAACGAAGTCCTTGGCAATATTTATGAAACCCCAGATTTAATAGAGGTAAGACATGAACAAACGGCAACGTAA
- a CDS encoding DUF1372 family protein, giving the protein MDLAKDTLKVAASMIIVLAALLGYSYLMYQSGYNQAKNEAQPITLYTVDNAGGVMMGEITDKEIIEGRYTITAHAYGKFLVTKEQYEAIKIGDPIPEYLKKRRS; this is encoded by the coding sequence ATGGATCTAGCAAAAGATACTCTCAAGGTTGCTGCTAGCATGATAATTGTATTAGCAGCCCTATTGGGATATAGCTATCTGATGTATCAATCAGGCTACAACCAAGCCAAAAACGAGGCTCAACCTATTACCCTCTACACCGTCGATAACGCAGGCGGTGTGATGATGGGTGAGATTACAGACAAGGAAATCATAGAGGGACGCTACACGATCACAGCTCACGCCTACGGTAAGTTTTTAGTCACAAAAGAACAGTACGAGGCTATCAAAATTGGTGACCCAATCCCTGAATATCTCAAAAAGAGGAGAAGCTGA
- a CDS encoding phage minor capsid protein: MADDKKKPIKLNDEQLMLDASQVADIYHQLTLDLFDQVIDRIKERGSASLDDNPYIWQLEKMNEMGLLNEDNIKLISDRSGIAEEQLRYVIQNEGYKIYKDTKQQLLDATGSGSFVANSLIQTNLAAYVNQTMGDINNLINTTLPKSVMGAYQSIIEEATAKVVTGLATSDKAISDTVMKWAKKGFYGFTDSQGKRWKADTYARQVIKSTAWRVYREVRMAPAEEMGIDTFYYSKKSTAREMCAPLQHQIVTTGIARTEKGERILALSDYGYGTAGGCLGINCTHEITPFVVGANYKPDLPDELKDLTPEQAIENANVQAKQRALERSIRQSKEFLHVAEKLGDTELIDKYKNRVRIQQGAMRDYLRQNPFLHRDYSREKYYDDPFTKAKKEIKVRKELEKLEKHRVEQKEMRQRFTSAVKDGIIKAEINEQKQSDHIRGTNEWYRRLETDLANGKQFEPSYLTVTIDEAAKLIKRYSGTGKFLYKEDPTYIPKKEIIKHDSKIGMYIDQSTGEMFETDSFRIHYRKTGAHIVPTYGGKS; this comes from the coding sequence ATGGCTGATGACAAGAAGAAACCAATCAAACTAAATGATGAGCAGCTTATGCTTGACGCTAGTCAGGTTGCAGACATCTATCATCAGCTTACTCTGGATCTATTTGACCAAGTTATAGACCGCATCAAAGAGCGTGGCTCTGCTAGTCTTGATGATAACCCCTATATTTGGCAACTAGAGAAAATGAATGAGATGGGGCTACTCAACGAGGATAACATCAAGCTCATCTCTGACCGCTCAGGAATTGCTGAGGAACAGCTTAGGTATGTTATCCAAAATGAGGGCTACAAAATCTACAAAGATACCAAACAGCAGCTTTTAGATGCTACTGGTAGCGGTAGTTTTGTGGCTAACTCACTCATTCAGACAAATCTAGCAGCATATGTCAATCAGACAATGGGAGACATAAACAACCTTATCAATACCACGCTACCAAAAAGCGTGATGGGGGCTTATCAGTCTATCATTGAAGAGGCCACAGCAAAGGTTGTTACAGGTCTAGCAACATCAGACAAGGCTATTTCAGATACTGTCATGAAATGGGCTAAAAAGGGCTTTTATGGCTTTACAGATAGTCAAGGGAAGAGGTGGAAAGCTGACACCTACGCTAGGCAAGTCATTAAATCAACTGCTTGGCGTGTTTATCGTGAGGTTAGAATGGCTCCAGCTGAGGAAATGGGTATAGACACCTTTTACTACTCAAAGAAATCTACAGCAAGAGAAATGTGTGCCCCTTTGCAACATCAGATAGTTACTACTGGAATTGCTAGGACCGAAAAAGGAGAGCGTATCCTTGCCTTGTCAGATTATGGCTACGGAACTGCTGGGGGGTGTTTGGGTATTAACTGCACCCATGAAATTACTCCCTTTGTGGTTGGTGCTAACTATAAGCCTGATTTGCCTGATGAGCTGAAAGACCTAACGCCTGAGCAAGCTATTGAAAATGCTAACGTACAGGCTAAACAGAGAGCTCTAGAGCGTTCTATCAGACAATCTAAGGAATTTCTCCACGTTGCCGAGAAACTAGGCGATACGGAGCTGATAGACAAGTATAAGAACAGAGTAAGGATACAACAGGGAGCTATGAGAGATTATCTCAGACAGAACCCATTCCTACACCGTGATTATAGCAGAGAGAAGTACTATGATGACCCATTTACCAAGGCTAAGAAAGAAATCAAGGTCAGAAAAGAACTTGAAAAACTGGAAAAGCATAGGGTAGAACAAAAAGAAATGCGACAACGTTTCACTTCCGCTGTGAAAGATGGTATAATTAAAGCAGAAATCAACGAACAAAAACAATCTGACCACATCAGAGGTACTAACGAATGGTACAGGAGACTTGAAACTGACCTAGCTAACGGCAAGCAGTTTGAACCAAGCTATTTGACTGTGACAATTGATGAGGCAGCTAAACTAATTAAACGTTATTCTGGGACAGGGAAATTCTTGTATAAAGAAGACCCTACCTACATTCCTAAGAAAGAAATCATCAAACATGACAGCAAGATTGGTATGTATATTGACCAATCTACAGGAGAGATGTTTGAGACTGATAGCTTTAGGATACACTATAGAAAAACTGGTGCGCACATTGTCCCAACGTATGGAGGTAAGTCATGA
- a CDS encoding phage portal protein produces MGIVQTIKNLFQRSKYVMTTQNLTNITDHPKIAVSSREYDRIRENLKYFAGRYPQIEYKDSNGTKQKRDFNHLPIGRTASKKIASLVFNEQAEIKVDDERANEFIQQQLQNDRFIKNFERYLESCLALGGLAMRPYVDKGKVRIAFIQAPVFLPLQSNTQDVSSAAIITKTIKSEGNKHKYYTLIELHEWVKDDKYTVTNELYKSDNQNIVGARVPLSELYEDLEEIVDLNGLSRPLFTYLKTPGMNNKDINSPLGLSIFDNAKTTIDFLNTTYDEFMWEVKMGQRRVAVPTQMIKTEYNQDGDKVTVKREFETGHNVYEQFDSGDIDKGIGITDLTTPIRSDDYIKAINEGLALFEMQIGVSAGMFTFDGKSMKTATEIVSENSDTYQMRNSIVSLVEQSLKELIISMLELGKAYQLYKGNIPDMDAISINLDDGVFTDRNAELDYWIKVVNAGFGTDVMAIEKVLNVTTEKAKEIKAEISGNAIDEASGERSPNDVGVYGE; encoded by the coding sequence ATGGGAATAGTACAGACTATCAAGAATTTATTTCAAAGGAGTAAGTATGTGATGACCACACAAAACTTAACAAACATTACTGACCACCCTAAAATAGCGGTGTCTAGCAGAGAGTATGACCGTATCAGGGAAAACCTCAAGTATTTTGCAGGGCGTTATCCACAGATTGAGTACAAAGACAGCAACGGAACTAAACAAAAGCGAGATTTTAACCATTTACCGATTGGCAGAACAGCCTCTAAGAAGATTGCAAGCCTGGTATTTAACGAACAGGCTGAAATCAAGGTAGATGATGAAAGAGCTAATGAGTTTATCCAGCAACAACTACAAAATGATCGCTTTATTAAGAATTTTGAACGATACCTAGAGAGCTGTTTAGCCCTTGGAGGACTTGCCATGAGACCATATGTCGACAAGGGCAAGGTAAGGATAGCATTTATTCAAGCTCCAGTCTTTTTGCCTCTCCAGTCAAATACCCAAGATGTTTCTAGTGCTGCTATCATTACAAAGACAATCAAATCAGAAGGCAATAAGCACAAGTATTACACGCTGATTGAATTGCACGAATGGGTAAAAGATGACAAGTACACTGTGACAAATGAGCTCTACAAGTCTGATAATCAGAACATTGTAGGAGCTAGAGTACCTTTGTCAGAACTCTATGAGGACTTGGAGGAAATAGTAGACTTGAACGGTCTTAGCAGACCCTTGTTTACCTACTTAAAGACACCAGGAATGAATAACAAAGATATTAATAGTCCGCTTGGTCTATCTATCTTTGATAACGCTAAGACTACTATTGACTTCCTTAATACAACCTATGATGAGTTTATGTGGGAGGTAAAAATGGGTCAGCGTAGGGTGGCTGTTCCTACTCAGATGATTAAGACAGAGTACAATCAGGACGGTGACAAGGTCACTGTCAAGCGTGAGTTTGAAACTGGGCACAATGTCTATGAGCAGTTCGATAGTGGTGATATAGACAAGGGTATAGGTATAACAGACCTTACAACTCCTATACGCTCTGATGACTATATCAAGGCTATCAACGAGGGTCTAGCGCTTTTTGAAATGCAGATAGGGGTATCAGCTGGCATGTTTACCTTTGATGGTAAGAGTATGAAGACAGCTACTGAGATTGTCTCAGAGAACTCTGACACTTACCAAATGCGTAACAGTATCGTCAGCTTGGTTGAGCAATCCCTAAAAGAGCTGATTATCTCTATGTTAGAGCTTGGGAAAGCCTATCAACTCTACAAGGGTAATATCCCAGACATGGACGCTATCAGCATTAACCTTGATGACGGTGTCTTTACTGACCGAAATGCTGAGCTTGACTACTGGATTAAGGTAGTTAACGCTGGTTTTGGTACTGATGTAATGGCTATTGAGAAGGTGCTTAACGTAACGACTGAGAAAGCTAAGGAAATTAAAGCTGAAATCAGCGGTAATGCCATTGACGAGGCAAGCGGAGAGCGTAGTCCTAATGATGTAGGAGTATATGGAGAGTGA
- a CDS encoding RusA family crossover junction endodeoxyribonuclease, producing MAKLIINIEPKPQSRPRFARRGNFTTTYEDKEMKAWRNQCRLLIANQYMGQPILEGALRANVRFYIKPPQYISKPKKNQQALLDEIIPVGKKPDVDNYEKALYDSMSGIVFQDDGQIALHDVGKFYSFNPRIEVEMEVMEWI from the coding sequence ATGGCTAAATTAATTATCAATATCGAACCAAAACCACAGTCACGGCCAAGGTTCGCTAGGCGTGGCAATTTTACTACAACCTATGAAGATAAGGAAATGAAAGCCTGGCGTAATCAATGCAGGCTACTTATTGCCAATCAGTACATGGGTCAGCCTATACTTGAGGGTGCCCTGAGAGCAAATGTGAGGTTTTACATAAAACCACCTCAGTATATCTCAAAGCCAAAGAAGAACCAGCAGGCACTACTAGATGAAATTATTCCAGTAGGGAAAAAGCCTGATGTGGATAACTATGAAAAAGCTCTATACGACAGCATGAGTGGTATTGTCTTTCAAGATGACGGTCAGATAGCTTTGCATGATGTCGGCAAGTTCTACAGCTTCAACCCACGAATTGAGGTAGAAATGGAGGTCATGGAATGGATCTAG